A window from Mytilus galloprovincialis chromosome 8, xbMytGall1.hap1.1, whole genome shotgun sequence encodes these proteins:
- the LOC143043428 gene encoding heat shock 70 kDa protein 12A-like — protein MKLYKEKDELTNYTWLNESIDRKDGKYKKMKAVDLYAAVIAYFKGLIMSKLLTGSRKNVFSNDDIHWVLTIPFFGDQNARQLTRDAAAKANIPNDHLTLALEHEAASLYCKRQQTYDTTGSVKIPKGDKYVICDQGGRTTDITVHEVKGTDSVTTINKAFGGNFGGNTVNREIYDFLVRLLGGDVINAVKDHHPVEYYELMANFECAKVNFTEGTMQVTVRIPFVWLQKYEKITGEILNEVIHQTTFNNKIKIVSDKLRIDHTLFRSFFDYSIVNVTKELDRLFRKKELTDVQKLFSVGGFSHSSILMNAIKETLGPEIDVIIPRDPGLAVLKGAVMCGFEQEIITTCFSL, from the exons aTGAAATTGTACAAGGAGAAG GACGAATTAACCAACTATACGTGGTTAAATGAATCAATTGACAGAAAAGATGGTAAATACAAAAAGATGAAAGCAGTTGATTTGTATGCAGCTGTTATTGCCTATTTCAAGGGGTTAATTATGAGTAAACTACTAACTGGTAGTAGAAAAAACGTTTTTTCAAATGATGACATTCATTGGGTTCTTACTATCCCATTTTTTGGAGATCAGAATGCTAGACAGTTAACGCGTGATGCTGCTGCAAAG GCAAACATTCCAAATGATCACCTGACTCTGGCATTGGAACATGAAGCTGCATCTTTGTATTGCAAACGACAACAGACATATGACACAACAGGTAGTGTTAAAATACCGAAAGGCGACAAATATGTAATATGTGATCAAGGAG GCAGAACTACTGACATTACTGTTCATGAAGTAAAAGGAACAGATTCAGTAACAACGATTAACAAAGCGTTTGGAGGAAATTTCGGTGGAAACACAGTTAATAGGGAGATTTATGATTTTTTAGTTCGATTGTTAGGTGGGGATGTCATAAATGCTGTGAAGGACCATCACCCAGTAGAATATTATGAATTGATGGCTAATTTTGAGTGTGCCAAAGTTAATTTTACAGAAGGCACCATGCAAGTTACTGTGAGAATTCCATTTGTTTGGCtacaaaaatacgaaaaaataaCAGGAGAAATATTAAATGAAGTTATACACCAAacaaccttcaacaataaaaTAAAGATTGTTTCGGACAAATTGAGGATTGATCACACTCTCTTCCGCTCCTTCTTTGATTATTCAATTGTTAATGTTACTAAAGAACTTGACAGACTTTTTCGTAAAAAAGAACTTACTGATGTGCAGAAATTATTTTCTGTTGGGGGATTTTCCCATTCTTCTATTCTAATGAATGCTATTAAAGAGACACTTGGGCCTGAAATAGATGTTATTATACCGAGAGATCCTGGACTTGCTGTTCTAAAAGGAGCAGTTATGTGTGGATTTGAACAAGAAATAATAACCACATGTTTTTCTTTATAA